The nucleotide window ACATTATACACATACTCTCagttttatttaagattttataATGAACCTAAGGTGATGGTTATATGAATAACTGATGTTTAAAACTTTTCATACAtactaaaaaatttaaacacattcttttgtttattatctTTTGGTTTTACCAATAAAGTTTCactattcatattttttatattttaaactaagGTGATAGTACTTAAAACTGTTTTGTTAGTAGTTACCTTTCCGTCAACGAAGTGAGCCCAGAAACGAGCAGAAGCACGTTCTTTGGGATTGGAAGGGAGGATAGAAAGCTTGGACGGCCAGGCTTCGTCTACGTACTGAACGATGTTGAGAGACTCGCAGATTGAGTCATCACCATGGATTAGGACAGGGACTTTCTTGTGGATAGGATTGGATTTAAGAAGAAGGTCGCTCTTCGACTTCAGAACATCGGCTTCTTCTATGTACTCGTACTCTACTGACTTGAGGTGTAGAGCGATTCGAGCCCTCAAGGCGAACGGGCTTGACCATGTACCAATAAGCTTCACGGTACTGTTCGAACCATTCTGAGCCATCTCggttttttgtcttttctttatTTGAGTTGTGTCTCGAGAGATGGAGCTGTCTGTTTTCTTGCTTTTTAACATTTGATGAAGGATTTTTTTTGCCTGTTTACTTGACTGAGGTTTGAGTGAATATTTATAAAGGAATAATTCGATTATACTTATAtgtttatttcttcttctttagctGCCATTTTGGCGGCtgggtttaatttttttattctcaATTCAAAGGTCTTCTTCTTTtagacaaataaaacaaaagattttatttttgaaaagtaagTGGTAATTAAAGATTAGGTGTTGGAAACTTGGAAATATTAGGTGTTTCAATTGGACCGGCACTGGACCACGAAAGTGTGCAGGATTGACTGTTGACTAGTTAGTTTTTTTAATCCAACACGATCCAGCAACTTCCTAGGTTATGAGTAGTATTGTTTTGTTTTCGATAAGAAGTATATTCCTTGTTAAAAACAAGTATTTCAAATTAACTAGCTTGCTTTCTTTCTTAATTCATTCAGTTAACTGCATACTGCCTTTTCTCTTTGCTTCACATTCATGTATTTACTCCTTTTTT belongs to Brassica rapa cultivar Chiifu-401-42 chromosome A07, CAAS_Brap_v3.01, whole genome shotgun sequence and includes:
- the LOC103831538 gene encoding glutathione S-transferase U12: MLKSKKTDSSISRDTTQIKKRQKTEMAQNGSNSTVKLIGTWSSPFALRARIALHLKSVEYEYIEEADVLKSKSDLLLKSNPIHKKVPVLIHGDDSICESLNIVQYVDEAWPSKLSILPSNPKERASARFWAHFVDGKGFESIDAVAGAKDDAGRMAAAGNLMESLAALEEAFQKSSKGGEFFGGENIGYVDIACGAIVGPLSVIEAFSGVKFLSQDTTPGLVQWAERFRAHEAVKPYMPTVAEFVEFAKQKFNVQ